A region from the Papaver somniferum cultivar HN1 unplaced genomic scaffold, ASM357369v1 unplaced-scaffold_125, whole genome shotgun sequence genome encodes:
- the LOC113331307 gene encoding equilibrative nucleotide transporter 3-like, producing MGAIIFLVISVLFELLCLLLNAFVFAKIPVVKYYHAKAALEGSKTVMADLAYAGVQVQQNETAEEGPNDKLERLSDKQLILENKDYAIIAFLISLLTYSIFPGFLAEDTGKHGLGTWYALVLLAMFNVWDLLGRYIPIVESLKLELRKGLMIAIVSRFALVPAFYFTAKYGEQSCTIFLTSLLGLTNGYLSVCFFTIAPQGYKGPKQNALGNLHAICVLGGLVMGITLDWMWLIAALLVLAAQLGLAAMLATALLGLLQLLNIAAAKTYQNQTEEPSVTRKKGITTEPTTLESKLEDSLKNLP from the exons atGGGGGCTA TAATTTTCCTTGTGATATCCGTACTTTTTGAGTTGTTGTGTCTACTACTCAATGCATTTGTCTTTGCAAAAATACCAGTTGTCAAATATTACCACGCAAAGGCGGCTTTAGAGGGATCAAAAACAGTTATGGCTGATTTAGCTTATGCTGGTGTTCAAGTGCAGCAAAACGAAACG GCTGAAGAGGGTCCAAATGATAAACTGGAGCGTCTGAGCGATAAGCAGTtgattcttgaaaacaaagactATGCAATTATTGCATTTCTCATATCCTTATTGACATATTCAATTTTCCCTGGGTTCTTAGCAGAAGATACTGGGAAGCATGGGTTGGGCACATG GTATGCACTTGTTCTACTAGCAATGTTTAATGTGTGGGATTTACTTGGAAGGTACATTCCCATAGTAGAAAGCTTGAAGTTAGAGTTGAGAAAAGGCCTTATGATTGCGATCGTTTCTCGTTTTGCACTTGTTCCAGCTTTCTATTTCACTGCTAAATATGGAGAACAAAGTTGTACGATATTTTTGACATCCTTACTAGGGTTAACCAACGGTTATCTCTCTGTTTGCTTCTTTACTATTGCACCCCAAGGTTATAAG GGCCCAAAACAAAATGCTTTGGGGAATTTGCATGCGATTTGTGTTCTTGGAGGCTTGGTTATGGGTATAACACTTGATTGGATGTGGCTTATTG CTGCTTTACTTGTTTTAGCTGCGCAGTTAGGGCTAGCTGCCATGCTTGCAACTGCATTACTTGGACTCCTACAGTTGTTGAACATCGCTGCTGCCAAGACCTACCAGAATCAAACAGAAGAGCCTTCAGTGACAAGAAAGAAAGGAATAACAACAGAACCAACTACTTTAGAAAGTAAGCTAGAGGATAGCCTTAAGAATTTACCTTGA